CCACCGCAGTCGGCGTGACCCCTCCACCGGCGCGGCCACCACCGTGACCTCATACCGGGTGTCCCCGACGACCACGGCCGACAAGGGCTTCGGTCTTCTCGGCACGGCCCCGGTGCGGTCGACGACCAGCAGCCCCCCGGGCCGCAGCAGCGCCCGCGCCCTCGACCACAGCAGCCGTCGAGTCGGCGGGGCCAGCCCGTCCACGAGGTTCACGCATACCATGAGGTCGACGGGGTCGACAGGCCGCAGCTCCTGCACGGGCTGCGGGTACACCCGGACGTGTCGGCGCATCGGGCTCGATCCGGCCCACCGAGACAGCAGCACCGTCCGCATCGCCCGCGCGGGCTCCACTGCATGCACCGGAACCGACGTCGACTCGGCCAGCACCTCGGTCACGATGCCCGTCCCGGCTCCCACCTCGAGGATCCCCGCCCGAGCCGAGCGGGCCAGCGCGGCCAGCTCCCGCTGCGCCTTGCGGCGGTACCGGCTCCGATGCAGCAGGTCGTAGAACTCGGCGGTGACCCGGTAGGGCTCCGGGTCCGGCGCGGGCTGTGGACTCGGACGTGGGGTGGCAGGAGCAGGGGAGCGGGCCGCGGCCGAGGGCTGTGTTCGGCTCATGGGCCCATCATCACGGCAGGCGGTCGACACGGCTCGTCATCGCCGCCGCCCGCTCGGCCTCGTCACCGGTGCGCCGTGTCGACTCGCGCCGCCCACGTCGCCGGTCCTACGGTCTGCGGTGATCACAGGAGGTGGTGGAATGGTCGCGGATCGTTGGTCATCCCTGATGTGGCCGCTGCTGAGCGCGCTGCTCGTCACCGGGCTCACACTGTTCGGGCTCGTGGTGGTCGGGGCGCTCCTCGTCGACCGGTGGCGACACGGCGGGAGGAAGTCGTCGGACGGCGTGCTGCTCGCGAATGGTCGACGGGTCGCCACCATGGTGCGTGGCGGCGCGCGGCCGGAGGCCGCGCGTGCCGACGGCATCCGCGAGTCCCCGGGTTCGCCCCCGCCGAAGAGCGAGGCGAACCGGTCCACCTGATCGGGAGTGGTCTCGGTGCCCGACCACCGAGGCGAGGACCGGATTCCGCCCGCGGCGCGACGGGCACCCACGCCTCGACGTCGGTCGGGGCGCAGGGCCGGACCGCGGCGCTGGTTCCGTAGGGTTGTCGCCGTGTCTTCAGCCATCATCGCGGCGTCGCCGAACGAGCCCGCGGATCAGGACGGCCCGCCCGCGCCTCGGGGGCGCCATACCGTGTCGCGCCTGCTGGCCGCGTCGGCGGGCGGGGCGCTGCTGTCCCTGTCCTTCGCTCCGTTCTCCTGGTGGTGGATGGCGCCGATCGCCCTGGCCCTGTTCTCCGCCGCGGTGTACGGGCGGCGGGCGCGCGCGGCCTTCGGTCTCGGCTTCCTCGCGGGATTGACGTTCTTCCTGCCGTTGTTGACCTGGACCAACGAGTACGTCGGCGCGGTGCCCTGGGTGGTGCTGGCCATGCTGGAGGCGTCGTTCTTCGGCCTGGCCGCAGTCATGGTCGCCCTCGTCGGCAGGCTGCCCGCGGCACCGATCTGGGCGGCGGCGGCCTGGGTCGCCGCCGAGGCCCTGCGGGGCGCCGTGCCCTTCCGCGGGTTCCCGCTGGGCAGCGTGGCCTTCGGCCAGGCCGACGGGTTGTTCCTGTCCCTGGCCTCCCTCGGAGGTGTTGCCCTGGTCGGGTTCGCCGTGGCGTTGTGCGGCTTCGGACTGGCGGATCTGGCCCGTCGTGTCCTGGCGGCTCGCCGTCCGGTCGTCGACGGCTCCGCGACCATCGGGCCTCGAGCACTGGCCATGCCTGCGGTGCTGACAGTGGTGCCCGCGCTGGCGGCGTTGGCCGCGTCGCCAGCGGTGGGGACCGACGCGCAGGAGGGCACCGTCACCGCCGCGTTGATCCAGGGCAACGTTCCGCAGCTCGGCCTGGAGTTCAACGCCCAGCGGCGCGCGGTCCTGGACAATCACGCCGAGCGCACCCGTGAACTGGCCGCCGACGTCGCCGCGGGCCGGGAACCGCAGCCCGACATCGTCATCTGGCCGGAGAACGCCTCCGACATCGACCCGTTCCGCAATGCCGACGCCGACGCGGTGATCGACTCGGCCGTGCGCGCCATCGACGCACCCACGATGATCGGCACCCTGGAAACCCCCGAACAGGGCGACATTCACAACACGGTCGTGCATTGGGACCCCGCCGACGGTCCGGTCGACATCTACCGTAAACGTGAGATCCAGCCGTTCGGTGAGCGCATCCCGCTGCGTGGGCTGGTCTCGGCGGTGATGGGCGTGGTCAACCCCTCCATTCGCATTCCCGACCGGGAGTACCAGCCCGGCGACACGCCCGGAGTGTTCGCCATGGGTCGCGCCGACGTCGGCGTCGTCACCTGTTGGGAGGTCGCCTTCGATCATCGGGTGAACGACACCGTGCTGGCCGGTGCCACCGTGCTCGCCGTGCCCAGCAATTACGCGACCTTCGGCTTGACCGCGATGTCGGAACAGCAGCTGGCGATCTCCCAGGTGCGGGCCGTCGAACACGGCCGCGCCGTGCTCGTCGCGGCGACCAGCGGCATCTCCGCCGTGGTCTCCCCGTCGGGCACCGTCGTGTCGTCGACGGATTTGTTCACCGCCGACGCACTGGTCGCGGAGATCCCCCTGCGCTCGACGACTACGCTGGCCACCCGGCTCGGCGCGGGCCCGGAGTGGATCATCTCCGCTCTGGGCGTGGCGGCGGCGGGCTGGGTCGTGATCGGCGGCGTCCGACGCCGCCGACTCGACAGGTCCTCCGCCGTGCGGGAGGCTGCGCAGCCCTGATCCGCGCAGCCCTGGACGGCGCAGACAGCAGGTACAGCGAAGGTCCCGGGCGCCACCGGGAACGGGGCGACATGATCGGGAACAGACGGTCGACGCAGGCGGGAGCGGCGTCGACGAGGAGGAGACACATGGCGGAGCAGCCTGCCGAGCACGAGAGCCAGGCTCCCGGCCTGGACAAGGTGCTGGTGGTCATCCCGACCTACGACGAGCGGGAGAACATCGGCCCGATCGTCGCGCGTCTGCACGCGGCGCTGCCCACGGCGGAGGTGCTGGTCGTCGACGACGGCAGCCCGGACGGCACCGGAGACCTGGCCGACGAGATGGCCGCCGAGGACCCGAGGGTCCACGTCATGCACCGCACGGAGAAGGCCGGGTTGGGCGCGGCGTACGTAGCGGGGTTCACCTGGGCGCTGGACCGCGACTACGGGGTCGTGGTGGAGATGGACGCCGACGGCTCCCACGCCCCCGAGGAGCTGCCCCGGCTGCTCGCGGCGCTGGGCGACGACGCCAACGGCGCCGACCTGGTGCTCGGGTCGCGGTATGTGCCCGGCGGCAGAACGGTGAACTGGTCCAGACGTCGGGAGTGGATCTCCAGGACCGGCAATCTGTACTCCCAGATCGCGTTGGGCGCCCGGGTGAAGGACATCACCGGCGGATATCGGGCGTTCCGCAGGCAGGTGCTCGAGAAGATCCGGCTGAACAACGTCGCCTCGCAGGGTTACTGCTTTCAGATCGACCTGGCGTGGCGGGCGATCGAGGCCGGCTTCACCGTCGCTGAGGTCCCGATCACCTTCACGGAGCGGGTGCACGGCGAGTCGAAGATGAGTGGCAACATCGTCCGTGAGGCGTTGCTGCGGGTCACCAAGTGGGGCCTGCGCCGCCGAGGACGGCAACTGCAGGCGCTGCTCGGAGGCAGACGCGCACACTGAACGACGCGGGCGACGCCTCTCGAGGAGGCGCCGCCGACGGGTGGCGGCCCGCGGTGGGGAGAAGCCGAGGCCGGGTGGCCACGAACCCGGCGAAGGCGGCGAGCGTGCGCGGGCGAGGCGGTCGCGACACTCGACACCGTCTGTGATCGAAACCGCTCCTCATCGGTTCGGGCGCCCCGGTGTCACTGGATCGCTTCGGCGCCCGCCCAGGCGGTGTGGCGGCTGAGTGCGCGGCTGCCGTCAGGCGGGTCGGCGCTCCCGCCGGTGCGCGATCGACACGGCGAGGCCGCCTGAACCCGGTGGTTCAGGCGGCCTGGCTCGCCGCATCGTGCGGCCCGCGACTCAGGCGGACCGAGAGGTGCGCCTGCCGCGCAGCTCTTCGAGCCGCTCGGACAGCAGCTCCTCGAGCTCGGGGATCGTCCGGCGCTCCAGCAGCATGTCCCAGTGGGTACGAGCCGGCTTGACCTTCTTGGGCTCCGGCTCGTTGCCGTCGAGCATCTTCGACTCGTTGCCGTGCAGCCGACATTCCCAGATCGAGGGGACCTCGGCGTCATCGGAGAACGGGACCTCGAAGTCGTGGCCCTTGGGGCAGGCGTAGCGCACCGTCCGGCGCGGTGCGAGGTCGTGATTGCGGTCGGTCTCGTAGCTGACGGCTCCGAGCCGGCTGCCACGCAGAACGCGGTCGGCCATAACGGTGTCCTTTCGCTCGGTCCAGGGTCTGGATCGACCCTGGGGTACGTGCTCACCGAGTGCAACGACGGTGAGGTCGTCGTCGTTCCCGGTTTGGCCTAGTCGGTCGCCCACGGTGACGTGTTTCACGCGTCAACGAAGGCTTCCTCCATAGGGATGCAATCAAGCGCTGTTCGTGACGCGTTTTCCGCCAAGTAACGAGCACGACCACACGAATGGGTGATGGTGCTCAGGGCGGAGGCTATCAAGCCAGACTCAGTTGCCCCTGTCCAGTAGCGATCGGGCCCAGATCACCGGCCCTGAAATGACGACGACACAACACTTGATAACGCACAGTCACAGGTTCTTGGTCGACGGGCTCTCGACCGTCGCCGGCGGCACCGCCCGAGGAGACCCCGTCCTGTCCGGTGTCGGCCACCAGAACGGTGTCACCGGCCCGGATCACCCGCCCGTCCACCACCCTGGCGTTGAACCGCCCCGACGAACCACACCAGCACAACACCTCCACCTGGACCGCCTGAATCAGGTCGGCCAACTCGAACAGCCGCCGCGACCCCGGGAAGAGCCTGCTCTGGAAGTCCGTCGCGATCCCGAAGCAGTACACGTCCACCTGCACGTCGTCGGCCAACTCGGCCAACTGGTCCACCTGCGCCGGGGTGAGGAACTGCGCCTCGTCGACGATCAGATAGTCCACCGGCCTGCTCACCGACCAACGCCCCCGCACCAGCTCCCGGATGTCCAGATCCTCGTCGACCTCCACCGCACCCCGGGTGATGCCGATCCGACTGGAGATCTTCGGCTGCCCCGACCGGTCGTGACGAACCAACAGCATCCCCTCACGGCCCTGCCGTGCATGGTTGTGATCGATCTGCAACGCCAGCGTCGACTTCCCACAGTCCATCGGACCGTAGAAGAACCTCACCTGCCCCGCCGCCCGACGCCCGGAACGCCGGGGGAGCGAGGAGAGGGCATCGGTCGGGTCATCGGCCAACACTGCACTGTCCACGGCCGCAGACCTTACGGTGTGCGCCGATCAGCTCGACGCGCCCTCACATTCCCCGGCCCGAGATCACACCACCGTCGGCGGCCTGTTGCCCACCGCCGCGATCGCCCGCCGCACCGGAACCAACGCCACCAGGATCAGCCCCACCACGAAGAACACCACCAACGACACGATCGCCAGCCGATACGACCCCGTCGCCTGCCCCGCCGCCGCGAACACCAGCGGACCCAGCCACGACGTCGCCCGCTCACCGACCTCGTACACCGAGAAGTACTCCGCCTCCCTCCCCGGCGGCACCAGCTGAGAGAACAACGACCGCGACAACGCGTTCGTTCCGCCCAACACCAGGCCGATGCCCACCGCCAGCCCGTAGAACTGGAACTCCTGACCCGCCTCGACGAAGAACGCCGCTCCGACCACCAGCACCCACAGCACCAGACTGCCCATGATCGTCCGTTTCGCGCCGAACCGCCGCGCCGCCCGCCCATGCGCCACCGCGCCGACGAACGCGATGAACTGCACGATCAGGATCGTCGTGATCAGCACCGTCCGATCCAGCCCCAGCTCCCGCTCCCCGTACTGACCCGCGACGTTGGTCACCGTCACGATCCCGTCGTTGTAGACCAGGTACGCCGCCAGAAAACCCAGCGTCAACGGGTACGACTTCGCCTCCCGCAGCGTCTGCGCCAACTGCGAGAACCCGGCCCGGAACACCGCCACACCACGCTCCGAGCCCTGCGGCGGCTGATGACCGCGCAGCCGCGCCAACGGGATCAGCGTGAACACCGCCCACCACAGACCCGCGGTGAAGAAACACCACCGCACCGCCTCAGCCTCGGTCAGCCCCAACGCCTCGTGACTCAGATAGAGCGCCAGATGGAACGCCAACGCCAGGCCGCCGCCCAGATAACCGAACGCCCAGCCACGCGACGACACTCCGTCCCGCTCGTCGGCATCCGCGATCTCCGGCAGGAACGAGTAGTACACCACCACCGAACCGCCGAAACAGATGTTCGCCAGGATGAACAGCACCACCCCCAGCTGCCAGTTCGTCCCCGCCAGCAACGCCAACGCCGAGGTCGCCGCCGCTCCGGCGAAGGCGAACCCGCCGAGCATCACCCGCTTGTTCTGCGTCCGGTCGGCGATGGCACCGGTGATCGGCAGCACCAACACCTGCACCACCGTCGCCACCGACAGCAGATAACCCCACAACGACCCCGCCGGGAACGACAAGCCCCACAGGCTGATGTCACAGTCCACCAACGCTGAACCGTCCGCGCACGGCTGGCCCGAGGCCCGCGCGGCCGACTCGGCCACCTCCGTCAGATACAGCGACAGGAACACCGTGATGACCGACGTCGGGAACACCGAGTTCGCCCAGTCATACCAACACCAGCCACGCTGTTCCCGCCGCCGTTGCGCACTGCTCGACGCAGCCTCGTCACCCGGCTCCACGACGTTCGACCCCACAGTCCAATTCCTCCCACCGGGTGAATTCCGACACCCGGTGGCGGGACTGTAATCGGCGGTTCCCGCCCGACGACGAGGAAAAGCCCAGCCGACACCCAGCCGACACCGATTCGTCGCGCACCACGGCCCCGCCGTTCACCGACCCCAGCTCAGCCGGGCGGACGACCCCGCACACACCCCGCCACCGAGGCACCCGAGGCGCACCCGAGCGGGCCGACCCGGCCTCACCCGCCCGACGACCACACCCCCCGCGCCGACAACTCGGCACGCAGCAGATCCGGCCGATCGGTCACCAACCCGTCCACCCCCAGATCCAGCAGCTCCCGCATCCGCGCCGGATCGTCGATCGTCCAGACGTGCACCTCCAGCCCCCGCCGCCGCACCGCCCGCACCAACCGCTCGTCCACCACCCGCAACATCCCCCGATCCAACGGCAGCTGCGCGAGCCCGCCCGCCACCGGCAGCCCGTCGCCGACCCGACCCAGCCGCGACGACGCCCACAGCAACCGCGCCGACTCTCGCCCCAACGACGTCAGCAACCTCGGCCCGCCCGCCCTGCGCAGCACCCGCAGCCGCCGCTCGTCGAACGAGGCCAGACACACCCGCGACCACGCCGACATCCGCTCCACGACCCGCAGCACCGGACCCACCGCATGATCGGACTTCACATCGATGTTGAACCGCGCCGCGGGCAACGCCTCCAACACGTCCTCCAACCGCGACACCGGCTCCCGACCACCGATGCGGGCCCGCCGCACCCGCGACCACGGCAGCGCCGCCACCACCCCCGCCATGTCGGTCGTGCGCCCCAACGTGGCGTCGTGCTGCACCACCACCACGCCGTCGGCGGTCGCCCGCACATCGGTCTCCAGATAGACGAACCCCTCCGCCCACGCCCGGACCATCGCCGCGGCGGAGTTCTCCATCCCCGCCAACTCGTCCAGATGCCAGCCGCGGTGGGCGAACGCCCGAGGATGCGGGCCGTCGAGATACGGATGCGGTCGCTGCTGTCGTCGTGGCACCCGCCCAGTGTGAGGTGCGGCGTGGCACCTCGGCGCGGAAGGCCACGCCCGCTACCGTTCACCGCCGTGGAGCACCTCGCCGACTCCCTCGCCCCCATCACGCGCCGTGAACCTCGCCACTGCACCTGGTGCGGCGCCCGCCTCTCCGCCGCGGGCCGGACCGGCCGTCCACGCCGATATTGCGGACAGGCCTGTAGACAACGCGCCTACGAACGACGCAGCATGGTCCAACGCGGCGGGCTGCCCGACGACGCGGTGGTGCTGTCGGCCACCGAGATCACCGACCTGCAGGATCGCCTGTTCCAACTCCGCTGTGCGGCGGAGGACGTCCTCACCGGCGTCGAGGAGGGCCTCGACACCGAGGAGATGCACCGGCTGGCCGCCGAGCTCGTCGAGACGGCGGGGCGGCTGGAACGGCTGCGCTGACGAGTTCGGCGCGGACCACGGCTTGCCCACGGCACCATGCGAACGCCACGATTGCTCCAGCAGGGTGGGCACCAGGGGAGGAACGGGTGACGGACGACGAGGCCGTGCGACACGCTGTGTTGCAGAACGCGGACGTCGGATTCGGTGTGGCCGACGCGCGCGGGCGACTCCAGTGGCTCAACGCCGCGCTCGCCCGGCTCCTCGGCGTCACCGAGGCACAAGGCGTCGGCGTCTCACTGCCCGCGCTGCTGCCCGGCATCGCCGAGGCCGCCGACGGCCTGCCGTGGCTGAGTCGGATCGCCGCCGACGGCGCCCCGCCCCGCTGGATCGAGGTGGTCTGCCTGCCGCTGCCCGGCACCGACCACCGTCTCCTCTACCGGGCCATGGACGTCACCCGATGGCGAGAGCAGGAACTCGTCAGGACCGACGCCTCGACCCGCCGATCGCCCGTCGTCGGCAAGGTCGGAAACTGGGAGTGGTTCGTCGGCGAAGACCGCGTCGTCTGGTCCGACGGCATGCGCGAGATGTCCGGCCACCCCGCCGACGCCGAACTGGACTACTCCGCGTTCCTCGGCATGGTCCACCCCGAAGACCTGCCGCTGGTCGAACGCACCCTCAGCAGAGCGCTGCGCACCGGGGAACCCTTCACCTACATCCACCGAGCCCTCAACGCCGACCCCGACGCCGACGAACGCATCTTCGAATGCTTCGGCGAGGTCTTCCACGACCGACAAGGCGTCCCCGTCCGTCTCGTCGGCAGCGCCCACGACATCACCCAGGCCCACCAGGTCCACGTCGAACTGCGCAAGATGGCCGAGGAGGACCCGCTCACCGGCCTGCCCAACCGGCGCTCGCTCACCCGCGAACTCGAGAGTCAACTCGCCGTGAGCACCACCGGATCACTGCTGCTGATCGACCTCGACAACTTCAAGGACGTCAACGACCTGCGCGGCCACAAGATCGGCGACCAGGTCATGTGCACCCTCGCCGCCACCCTCCGCGACCGGATGGAAGACCGACAGTTCCTCGCCAGGCTCGGCGGGGACGAGTTCGCCGTCGTCATGCCCGAGGTCGACGCCGCCCACGCCAGAGCCATCGCCCAACGGCTCGCCGAGGCCGTCGCCGCCGTCCCCATCGACGTCGCGGGTGCCGCGATCAGAATCACCATCAGCACCGGCGTCGCACCCTTCGCCTCCGGCCACGGCTGGGAGGCCGTCCTGGCCAACGCCGACCTCGCCCTCTACGCCTCCAAGGCCGCGGGCCGCAACCGTGTCACCGTCTACGACCCCGCCCACTACGCTGACACCGCCAAACGTGTCGACGTCCTGGAACGCGTGCGCACCGCACTGGGCAAGGGCCACCTCGCCCTCCACGCCATGCCCATGGTGAACCTGCGCACCGGCCGCACCCTCGGCTACGAACTGCTCCTGCGCTTGGAGGACCAGCAGCTGCCCCGCATCGGCCCCGCCGAGTTCCTCCCCGACGCCGAACGCACCGACCTCGTCCTGGAGATCGACCGCTGGGTGCTCGGCCAGGCCATCGACGCCCTGGCCGTCCACCGAGACCCCGCCTTCCGGCTGGACGTCAACGTCTCCGCCCGCACCCTCGACGACGAGGACTTCTGCGACTTCGTCCTCGACCGCCTCGCCGCCGCCGACATCACCCAGGGCCGCTTCGGCATCGAGATCACCGAGACCGCGGCCATGACCAACCTCGACGCCGCCCGTGACCTGTCCCTGCGGCTACGCGACGCGGGCTGCCGGATCACCCTCGACGACTTCGGCTCCGGCTTCGGCTCCTTCGTCCACCTCAAGCACCTTCCCGTCACCGGACTCAAGATCGACGGCGAGTTCGTCCGCGCCATCGACCACGGCCGCACCGACGCCGTCCTGGTCACCGGGATGATGGAGATCGCCAACGGCCTCGGCCTGTCCACCGTCGCCGAATGGGTGGAACGGCCCTCACAGGTCGAGGCACTCATGAAACTCGGCGTCGACGTCGCCCAAGGCTTCCACCTGGGCCGACCGGCCCCCCTGACCGACCTGTTGGCACGACCGAACGGAGTATTGCCCCTCTAAATCACCCGATCGATTTTCGCCTCTGTCAGAATCTACCGGTCCGTCGCCCGCAGGCCGCCCGACATGCCCCAGGAGAACGTCCGCGTGAATTCCGCCGTACGGGGCGTCCGCCGCCTCGAACTGCTGACCCCAGACCCCGTCAGATCCGTGGAGTTCCACGCGAACCTGCACCAGTGGGTCGTCCTCGCTCAAGCCGACGACCGCTTCAGCTGTTGGGTCGGCGAACGGCGCACCGCCCACATCCGCCGCCCGGAACCCGGCGAGACCCCCGGCTGGCACGTCGTCTTCGGCGGCGGCCGCCGCCGAGGCCCTCGCGCCCTCACCGACGTCGGCGGGGGACTGCACGCCATCCTGGACACCGGCCGCGTCACCCACGGCCCCTGGGCACCCGAGCCCCGCGAAGGTGAACCCTGCTGGACCGAACTGGTCACCGCCGACCCACCTGGCTCCGACACCTACTGGACCACCCACGCGGGCTGGGAGTTCCGCCCGAACCCGGAACCCGGCACGGCCGTCTATCAAATCGAGGGCCGCGCCATCGCAGGCCGACGAACCGCCGCGGCCGCCGACCACACCGCAGGCTGGATCTGCCACCTCGCCAGCCCGAACCTCACCGAATCCCTGCAACGCGCCGTCGAACTCGGCGGCCGCGTCGCAGCCCGCCCTGTGCACACCGCCGTCGGCCACACCGCCGCCGTGATCTGTCCCGACGGCTTCCCCCACGCCATGGTGGAGAACCCCGGCGTCTGGGCAGGCGCGCTGGCAGGACAACCGGCAGGACCACACCCACACTGAACCCCCGCTCACCGACACCGACGCACCACCCCAGGACGGCGGCCGGGCCTGTGAACACACAGACCCCGCGTCGTCGCCGACTCGTCCGCCTCAGCGCCGGGAAGATCGTGATAAGGGAACACCGACACCATCGGTTCCCGCGCCAGCGCCGCCAGTCCCGCCCACGCCCCATCGGCGGGCATCTCCCGACCTGCCAGGTCACCGCCGGCTCTTCGGAGCCGCCACCCGGACCGAACTCGTGATCCACGACGAAGCCGTCGGCGGCCGACAGCTCGGCGAGCAGCACCACCTGACCAGCACACCTGGCGGAAGGCGATCACACGCGGCGGCACGCCAGGATCTCCCCGGCGAGGAACTCCACCGCCTCGGCCGCGTCCGAGGACACCGCCACGTCGCCCGCCGTAGCGTCGGCCGATCCCGACGTCGTACTGCGGCACCGCCATCGACCCGCCGCCGCGAGTATCCGGCGGCCGGTCCTCCGCCGTCGTGGCAGGGGCCGCCGTGTCACCGGCGGCCGGATACCGGCCGGGCATGGTCTCGTCCGGGCAGCGCGACACCGTCGGGGACTCGGCCGGCTGCGTTCCCGACGGCTCGGCGTGGTCTCGCCGGAGCAGCCCGCCATCACCATCGGAGTCGACGGGTCCCGAACGCTGACATGTCGGAGCTGCTGGCGGGATCGAATCCTCCGTGACCGGCCTTTCCGGCGTGGCAGGCGATCACCGGGTTCCCCGCCGACAGTCGATCGACCGACATCGAGCCCTGTCGCAGGGCGGCCTCAGCCCCGTTCCCGCTCGACGAGCCGAGCCAACGCCTGATATGTCCGATTCACCGCCGCCGCGGCCCGCTGCTCCCGCCCGGTGGCCTCGATGTAGTTCTGGCTCGTCGCCAGACTCGCATGACCCAGCAACGCCATGATCTCCGAGGCGTTCGCGCCGTCCTCGGCCAACCGGGTGGCGAAGGTATGCCGCAACGCATGCAGGCTCGCCCCGGCGGGAACCCGATCATGCACCCCGGATGAGCGAAAGCAGGACCGCACCAGATACTCCAGGCCACCACGCCCGATGGCCTCGCCATGCCGGTCCAGCAGCAACGGCGCCGACGTGCCCTTCGGTGCGCGGGGAAAACGCCGCCTGCACGACGCCAGGTAGTCGGCCACGATCCGCTCCATCGGCTCCTCGATGGGAATCGACCGCTCCCGGCTGCCTTTGCCTCGCACGTGCAGTCGACGCTCGCCGGGCCTGCCGACGAGCGAACCCAGGGTCAACTCCCGCATCTCCGTCGACCGCAGCCCGGTGATCAGACCGAGCGCCAGCACGAGCACGTCCCGCTCCGGCCACGGATCACGGCCATGGCCACCGCCGCCGGCCGTCGCCGTCAGCAGGTCCTCCGGCGTCTGCTCCCCTCGCAGCGGCTTCGGCGTCAACGGCGGGGTCCTCGGCCGGGCCACCGCCGCCATCGGGTTGCCCGCCACCAGCTCCTCGGCCACACAGAAGGTCAGGAACTGATTCCACGTCGACCAGGCTCGCAGCACCGAGCTCTTCGCATGAGTGTCGGCGAAGGCGCCGAACGCCGATCGCAGCGATGTCGACGTCACCGCCGACAAGTCGAGATCGCCTGCGGCGCACCCCAGGTCGGCCGCCAGCAACGCCGTCACGCCTGCCAGGTCACGGCGATACGCCGCCGTGGTGTGAGGGGAGTCCTTGCGGGGGCGCCGCGCGAGGAAGAATCCGTCCTGGGCTTCGATCAACCGCATGCCGATCTTGTACACCGCCGGGGCCTGTTCGTGCACGCCGACAGTAGTGACGCGGGGTCCGGAGAGGATCAGTGGTCGGCCGCTCCGGATGATCACTCGCTAGGCCGAACGGCGGTCGCGTATCCCCGACGGACTGGTCGGAGCGCGTACCGTGGCAGCCATGCAGGCGAAAATGTGGATCACACCGGACAGTGAGTTCGGTCTGGTGTCCCTCATGATCGAGGACACCGAGACCGGGGCAGTGGTCGGCCACGTCCTGGGGCCGAAGGAGTTCGACGCACTGCAACAGGCGACAAGGGAGGCGGCCGACCGCGCGGAGTCCACCGACGACCACGTGCAGATCAACCTTGCCGAGATTCTCGACCACTGACCCTTCGAGGCGCCGCTTCGGACGCGGATCGGCGCGGTTTCCGCGGTCGCGCCCGCCCCGTCGTGGAACCGGCGGCGCGGCGGCGCCTCGGCCGGTTCGACGTCAGTAGGGGAGCGGAGCCGGTTCCGCCGAGACCGCTGTCGCCCCGGGTGCCCCAGGGGATGACGTCGTACAGCGTCACGGTGTGGTCGTCGTAGGTGCGGACTTGTCGCCGGTACGTCGATCTCGACACTGCCTGGTATATCGAGCACCGGACTTGACCCCGAATACCGATCAGACCAAGCGCCTGCGCCGGCACATCAAGATCAATGATGCATAATGGCGATTATGCATGAAACATCGC
This genomic stretch from Actinoalloteichus hoggarensis harbors:
- a CDS encoding putative bifunctional diguanylate cyclase/phosphodiesterase yields the protein MTDDEAVRHAVLQNADVGFGVADARGRLQWLNAALARLLGVTEAQGVGVSLPALLPGIAEAADGLPWLSRIAADGAPPRWIEVVCLPLPGTDHRLLYRAMDVTRWREQELVRTDASTRRSPVVGKVGNWEWFVGEDRVVWSDGMREMSGHPADAELDYSAFLGMVHPEDLPLVERTLSRALRTGEPFTYIHRALNADPDADERIFECFGEVFHDRQGVPVRLVGSAHDITQAHQVHVELRKMAEEDPLTGLPNRRSLTRELESQLAVSTTGSLLLIDLDNFKDVNDLRGHKIGDQVMCTLAATLRDRMEDRQFLARLGGDEFAVVMPEVDAAHARAIAQRLAEAVAAVPIDVAGAAIRITISTGVAPFASGHGWEAVLANADLALYASKAAGRNRVTVYDPAHYADTAKRVDVLERVRTALGKGHLALHAMPMVNLRTGRTLGYELLLRLEDQQLPRIGPAEFLPDAERTDLVLEIDRWVLGQAIDALAVHRDPAFRLDVNVSARTLDDEDFCDFVLDRLAAADITQGRFGIEITETAAMTNLDAARDLSLRLRDAGCRITLDDFGSGFGSFVHLKHLPVTGLKIDGEFVRAIDHGRTDAVLVTGMMEIANGLGLSTVAEWVERPSQVEALMKLGVDVAQGFHLGRPAPLTDLLARPNGVLPL
- a CDS encoding tyrosine-type recombinase/integrase — its product is MRLIEAQDGFFLARRPRKDSPHTTAAYRRDLAGVTALLAADLGCAAGDLDLSAVTSTSLRSAFGAFADTHAKSSVLRAWSTWNQFLTFCVAEELVAGNPMAAVARPRTPPLTPKPLRGEQTPEDLLTATAGGGGHGRDPWPERDVLVLALGLITGLRSTEMRELTLGSLVGRPGERRLHVRGKGSRERSIPIEEPMERIVADYLASCRRRFPRAPKGTSAPLLLDRHGEAIGRGGLEYLVRSCFRSSGVHDRVPAGASLHALRHTFATRLAEDGANASEIMALLGHASLATSQNYIEATGREQRAAAAVNRTYQALARLVERERG
- a CDS encoding VOC family protein — translated: MNSAVRGVRRLELLTPDPVRSVEFHANLHQWVVLAQADDRFSCWVGERRTAHIRRPEPGETPGWHVVFGGGRRRGPRALTDVGGGLHAILDTGRVTHGPWAPEPREGEPCWTELVTADPPGSDTYWTTHAGWEFRPNPEPGTAVYQIEGRAIAGRRTAAAADHTAGWICHLASPNLTESLQRAVELGGRVAARPVHTAVGHTAAVICPDGFPHAMVENPGVWAGALAGQPAGPHPH
- a CDS encoding glycerophosphodiester phosphodiesterase family protein, with translation MPRRQQRPHPYLDGPHPRAFAHRGWHLDELAGMENSAAAMVRAWAEGFVYLETDVRATADGVVVVQHDATLGRTTDMAGVVAALPWSRVRRARIGGREPVSRLEDVLEALPAARFNIDVKSDHAVGPVLRVVERMSAWSRVCLASFDERRLRVLRRAGGPRLLTSLGRESARLLWASSRLGRVGDGLPVAGGLAQLPLDRGMLRVVDERLVRAVRRRGLEVHVWTIDDPARMRELLDLGVDGLVTDRPDLLRAELSARGVWSSGG